The following are from one region of the Littorina saxatilis isolate snail1 linkage group LG4, US_GU_Lsax_2.0, whole genome shotgun sequence genome:
- the LOC138964348 gene encoding kelch-like protein 10, with protein sequence MGGFNGQESLNSVEYYDPASDQWTMVRPMRDRRSGVGVATHRGVLYAAGGFNGTRRLASMERYDPDTDDWRPLPPMLNARSNFAMTMAEDQILVIGGYGGRHTTARVELYDVYNDRWTVSTELSYSRSALSACVVTGLPNVDHYTSRYSPDLSTDSVDQLTSP encoded by the exons ATGGGCGGGTTCAACGGACAGGAGAGCCTCAACTCTGTGGAGTACTACGACCCCGCTAGCGACCAATGGACCATGGTACGACCCATGAGAGACCGCAGAAGCGGGGTGGGCGTTGCCACTCACAGGGGCGTCTTGTATGCCGCAG GTGGTTTTAACGGTACTCGACGCCTGGCAAGCATGGAAAGATACGATCCAGACACGGACGACTGGAGACCTCTGCCTCCGATGCTGAACGCAAGGAGCAACTTTGCTATGACT ATGGCGGAGGACCAAATACTGGTGATCGGTGGATACGGGGGAAGACACACTACAGCCAGAGTTGAGCTGTATGACGTTTATAATGACCGTTG GACAGTGTCGACAGAACTAAGCTACTCCAGGAGCGCTCTGAGCGCCTGTGTGGTCACTGGTCTTCCTAACGTTGACCACTACACCTCCCGCTACTCTCCGGACCTCAGCACGGACTCCGTTGACCAGCTGACCTCCCCCTGA
- the LOC138963667 gene encoding uncharacterized protein codes for MAQFYRAVVESTLCFSITVWYGSTTEKEKQLLESIVRTASKVAGCDFPSGNVSLKVYVACCGIVGEHEGQCEEILAYTITQKPGSSALNLVPQNVVMVGRSRLMLYLMLQCDKDYYGEMCDVKCHVDFPAVEHALCNVTTGQRQCEAGWEGTECQKDTDECSLNYCQNGARCVNTPPGSFTCNCKLGTQGLKNTPPAYEARYEHDQFGFFQFVWEPWYTAVVVTGGVLVILIIVICCLMRRRVFKTGIRAKGSFYSVFINTKTFNKDEYDNDSDEADDTISGADNSDRYHNVPRPRKNISTRKTAGVEKRKKAGGGGSAARVRRGEVANSYISHLPTPQGSPKEEGQYIDLINPSFSEIPFSDYERLPNLVQPHQSPYMVHRTPTQQSCTDPRRGLTLGHPSLAVAPLSRSGNLSVPQVVFTHQYEPFSPLCDSPMSSTGGSSSPKFSSGAYESPILQSGVSNSQTSQREASGSPSTSKALFRSSGEVFTIGGTLSSADESSACGTPRPRPRKSLMRLAAIHGKKMPSEPRLKSIRRVDSSGYEVPVKLYEPRSTQDNPYTTLKRARAEEHVYDKIRSVEEGRREEEASSPPDLEPAPPPTVSPNPGVLSSDSASPVIGLNKSLLFVENRVSVSSDVHRYFEIDINHFGPGSCRGSDTPPLGTYDRLNREDRQVTQEESSSKPNLSAGYGKLGNEARQGKANENVKRNDDENDPQNRDQNSPKSCDIKLTALQTTEQEAPNTTSVRDQEYLRDSGLDPDFEHDKRSDLAGESDNDTYQDCFGTDSDDDFVWSDFENNDVFTDNNASV; via the exons GGAAATGTGTCGCTGAAAGTATACGTTGCGTGTTGCGGAATTGTTGGCGAACATGAAGGGCAATGCGAGGAAATCTTGGCTTACACCATTACCCAGAAACCGGGGTCGTCTGCTCTCAACCTCGTCCCACAGAATGTCGTTATGGTCGGTCGTAGCAG GCTGATGCTCTACCTGATGCTGCAGTGTGACAAAGATTACTACGGCGAAATGTGTGACGTAAAGTGTCACGTGGACTTCCCGGCTGTGGAGCACGCTCTCTGCAACGTCACTACCGGTCAGCGCCAGTGCGAGGCTG GCTGGGAGGGAACAGAGTGCCAGAAAGACACGGATGAGTGCAGTTTAAACTACTGCCAGAACGGTGCTCGCTGTGTCAATACTCCACCCGGGTCTTTCACGTGCAACTGTAAACTGGGCACACAGG GTTTAAAAAATACACCACCAGCATATGAGGCAAGATATGAG caTGATCAATTTGGTTTCTTTCAGTTCGTTTGGGAACCTTGGTACACCGCTGTTGTCGTCACTGGTGGTGTCCTCGTCATTCTGATTATCGTCATCTGCTGCCTGATGAGGCGTCGCGT ATTTAAAACCGGTATCCGCGCCAAGGGATCCTTCTACAGCGTTTTCATTAACACCAAGACCTTCAACAAGGACGAGTACGACAACGACAGCGACGAGGCCGACGACACCATCAGCGGCGCCGACAACAGCGACCGCTACCATAACGTCCCCCGTCCGCGGAAGAACATATCGACGCGCAAAACAGCCGGCGTGGAGAAGCGAAAGAAagcaggaggaggagggtcTGCGGCAAGGGTTCGTCGCGGGGAGGTCGCGAACAGTTACATCAGTCACCTTCCCACGCCTCAAGGCAGTCCGAAGGAGGAGGGTCAGTATATCGACCTCATCAACCCCTCCTTCTCCGAGATCCCCTTCAGCGACTACGAGCGTCTGCCCAACCTGGTTCAACCACACCAGAGCCCCTACATGGTGCACAGGACGCCCACCCAGCAATCCTGCACGGACCCCCGACGAGGACTGACCCTCGGCCACCCTTCCCTAGCCGTTgctcctctctctcgctccggTAACCTGAGTGTTCCCCAGGTGGTGTTCACGCACCAGTACGAGCCTTTCTCGCCTCTCTGCGACTCGCCCATGTCTTCGACCGGAGGAAGCAGCTCGCCCAAGTTCTCCTCGGGGGCCTACGAGTCTCCTATACTTCAGTCAGGCGTGAGCAACTCTCAGACCTCTCAACGCGAGGCGTCGGGTTCTCCCAGCACCTCCAAGGCTTTGTTCAGAAGTTCCGGGGAGGTGTTCACCATCGGAGGAACCCTGTCTTCGGCTGACGAAAGCAGCGCGTGCGGAACCCCCAGACCCCGGCCCAGGAAGTCTTTGATGCGTCTAGCAGCCATCCATGGGAAGAAGATGCCTTCTGAGCCCAGGTTGAAGTCCATCAGAAGGGTGGACAGCTCGGGATACGAGGTACCCGTGAAGTTGTACGAGCCCAGGTCCACACAGGACAACCCCTACACCACGTTGAAGAGAGCCAGGGCTGAGGAGCACGTCTACGACAAGATCCGCAGCGTGGAGGAAGGCCGGCGAGAAGAGGAAGCGTCGAGCCCGCCCGATCTAGAACCTGCCCCTCCTCCTACCGTATCGCCGAACCCTGGTGTTCTTTCCTCTGATTCTGCCAGTCCTGTGATTGGCCTGAACAAGTCCTTGCTGTTTGTCGAAAACAGAGTTAGCGTTTCGAGTGACGTCCACCGTTATTTCGAGATCGACATCAACCATTTCGGGCCTGGAAGTTGTCGCGGCAGTGACACACCGCCGTTGGGTACCTACGACAGGTTGAACAGAGAAGACCGACAAGTCACACAAGAGGAGAGCAGCTCGAAGCCGAATCTTTCGGCAGGCTACGGTAAACTGGGTAacgaggcaaggcaaggcaaggcaaacgaAAACGTAAAACGAAACGATGACGAAAACGACCCGCAAAACCGCGACCAAAACAGCCCAAAAAGCTGTGACATCAAATTAACGGCATTGCAAACAACGGAACAAGAAGCTCCAAACACGACCAGTGTAAGAGACCAAGAGTACCTCCGAGACAGTGGACTGGACCCAGACTTTGAACATGACAAACGATCTGATTTGGCAGGAGAGAGTGATAATGATACTTACCAAGATTGTTTCGGCACGGACTCGGACGATGATTTTGTTTGGAGTGATTTTGAAAACAATGATGTTTTTACGGACAATAATGCTTCAGTCTGA